A single window of Nicotiana sylvestris chromosome 5, ASM39365v2, whole genome shotgun sequence DNA harbors:
- the LOC104217066 gene encoding uncharacterized protein, producing MYTPKSSKHFNCSSALSLLKRVTQFRSTKVFRRSHCSKMAQSAKPISSPVPESLYPTLALFMLAVGLVVTASFFIYEATSSRKNRSLAKELTSGAVASVFLGFGSLFLLLASGVYV from the exons ATGTATACTCCCAAGTCGTCAAAGCACTTTAATTGTTCCTCAGCGCTCTCGCTACTAAAAAGAGTTACACAATTCCGATCGACCAAAGTCTTCAGACGATCTCATTGTTCGAAAATG gcTCAATCAGCAAAACCGATCTCGAGCCCGGTTCCTGAGTCGTTGTACCCAACCCTAGCGTTGTTCATGCTTGCAGTTGGTCTCGTCGTAACGGCATCGTTTTTCAT CTATGAGGCTACTTCTTCAAGAAAGAATCGCAGTCTTGCAAAGGAACTTACATCTGGTGCTGTAGCGTCCGTTTTCTTG GGTTTCGGATCTTTGTTCCTGCTACTTGCTTCGGGCGTATATGTTTGA